The segment TGCTCCTGCAGGTGAAGTTTATTTTGCCGCAGAAAATCCCAAGGGCGAACTCGGCTTTTACATCAACAGCACCGGTGGCGGCGTGCCGCACCGTCTGAAGATCCGCAGCCCCTCCTTCCTCAATCTCAGCATCGTGCCCAAGCTGCTCGTCGGCAGCATGCTCAGCGACATTCCTGCCGTGCTCGGCAGTCTGGATTTCGTGATGGGCGAGTGCGACCGCTGATTTTTCCCACCCAACCTTTTTCATCCCGAGAGACACCCACGCATGGCCCTTGAAGTTCCAGCCGAATTGGAAAAACGCATGGATGAGGCGATCTCGCACTATCCTGTCTCCAAACGCAGCGCGGTGCTGCCCCTGCTGCATCTGATGCAGGAGCACTTTCGCTACATTAGCGAGGAGTCGGTGAACTGGGTGGCCGCCAAGCTCGGGCTGGAACCAATTCAAGTGCTTGAAGTGGTGACCTTCTACCCAGGCTTCCGCCAGAGCGCTCCCGGCAAGTATCACATTCGTGTTTGTCGCACGCTCTCGTGCGCCATGGCGGGCAGCTACGAGTTGATGGATGCCTTCTGCAAAGCGGCCAATATTGACCGCTCGCACACGGATCATCATCACCCGATTGCAGTCAGCCCAGATGGCAAATTCAGCATTGAATTTGCCGAGTGTCTGGCGAGCTGCGGATTTGGCCCTGTGTGCATGATCGAGGACGACTTTTATGAGAAGGTCGATCCCGCCAAGGTGGGCGAACTGCTGGTCCAGAGAGCCTAGTTTGGTCCTCAAAAACCTTTCGCATTGTCCAGGTGGTGGAGCGTCACATTGGCTGCGTGGGGTTATTTTCACACAGTGGGCGGCGCTTCCGACTTGCCACTGCGGTCGCTGCGCTGCCAGTTCAAAAGAGAATCTTTTGAGAGCTGGCCTAAGCAAGCTGTGAATCTCTGTCTCCCC is part of the Prosthecobacter vanneervenii genome and harbors:
- a CDS encoding NADH-quinone oxidoreductase subunit NuoE family protein, whose protein sequence is MALEVPAELEKRMDEAISHYPVSKRSAVLPLLHLMQEHFRYISEESVNWVAAKLGLEPIQVLEVVTFYPGFRQSAPGKYHIRVCRTLSCAMAGSYELMDAFCKAANIDRSHTDHHHPIAVSPDGKFSIEFAECLASCGFGPVCMIEDDFYEKVDPAKVGELLVQRA